A single region of the Planctomycetota bacterium genome encodes:
- a CDS encoding tetratricopeptide repeat protein — translation MTKKNNKSDRKHISELTRLTDKEVDYLYQRFVKSSKPKDLRIRKALVNAFITRGGYNHEKKEYNAAISKWTKAIKLDPNCVDAYCNRGNAYYNKKDYAKAIIDHTKEIELNPTDIDMAYLRRGVDYWLKGDLNLALTDFTKALEIKPDNKMAQKCLSKLTGNESESV, via the coding sequence ATGACTAAAAAGAATAATAAGTCCGACAGAAAACATATCAGTGAATTAACACGCCTTACGGATAAAGAAGTTGATTATCTTTATCAAAGGTTTGTGAAGTCATCAAAGCCAAAAGACTTACGAATAAGAAAAGCCCTTGTTAACGCATTTATTACCAGGGGTGGCTATAATCACGAGAAAAAAGAGTATAATGCGGCAATCTCTAAATGGACAAAAGCCATTAAACTTGACCCGAATTGTGTAGATGCATATTGCAACAGAGGGAATGCTTATTACAATAAAAAGGATTATGCCAAAGCAATTATTGATCATACGAAAGAAATAGAGTTAAACCCCACAGATATTGATATGGCATATCTTAGAAGGGGTGTCGATTATTGGTTAAAAGGTGACCTTAATTTGGCACTGACAGATTTTACCAAAGCGCTTGAAATTAAACCTGATAATAAAATGGCACAGAAATGCCTAAGCAAATTGACTGGGAATGAGTCCGAATCAGTTTAA
- a CDS encoding tetratricopeptide repeat protein — MKNVIIEASIETLKKQIRLKPNHAQYHFDLGCLYNEAGQYQEAIKCFTRTIQLHPDWTACHLNLGVIYRKLGDHQKEIESFKEAVRLMPREEEAHRGLGNAYRDAGEYQKAIDSYERAALLKPNSAYIYDGLGRCYFEIRDYHKAAESYREFIRLEPGHAGASYALGCVYDIAGDKTKAAENYREAIRLDPGEVNAHYNLGLILSHLEQYPEALEQFERALRLDPGRAAAHNCLGHTHLQMDELEEAIECFEAAICLDPNLTSAHYNLGVAYEDMDELDKAIACYKEALRIDPNYEYARAGLNKLEKPPA; from the coding sequence ATGAAAAACGTAATCATAGAAGCTTCTATCGAAACCCTCAAGAAACAAATCCGCCTTAAGCCCAACCACGCCCAGTATCATTTTGACCTGGGATGTCTTTATAACGAAGCCGGCCAATACCAGGAGGCGATAAAGTGTTTTACCCGGACCATCCAGCTTCACCCTGATTGGACAGCATGCCACCTGAATCTGGGCGTGATATACCGGAAATTAGGCGACCATCAGAAAGAAATTGAAAGTTTTAAAGAGGCGGTCCGGTTGATGCCCCGGGAGGAGGAAGCTCACAGAGGACTGGGCAACGCTTACCGGGACGCGGGCGAATACCAAAAGGCCATAGACAGCTATGAACGGGCCGCGCTGCTCAAGCCCAATAGCGCCTATATCTATGACGGCCTGGGCCGGTGCTATTTCGAAATCCGCGACTATCACAAAGCGGCCGAATCTTACCGGGAATTCATCCGCCTTGAACCCGGTCACGCCGGAGCATCTTACGCCCTGGGCTGTGTTTATGACATAGCCGGTGACAAGACCAAAGCCGCGGAAAATTACCGGGAGGCGATACGGCTTGACCCTGGTGAGGTAAACGCGCATTACAACCTGGGGCTGATTCTGAGTCATCTGGAACAATACCCGGAAGCGCTGGAGCAATTCGAGCGGGCGCTCCGGCTCGACCCGGGCCGGGCTGCGGCGCACAATTGCCTGGGGCACACACATCTGCAAATGGACGAGCTGGAAGAAGCCATAGAATGCTTCGAAGCGGCGATTTGCCTGGACCCGAACCTGACCAGCGCGCATTACAATCTGGGCGTGGCGTATGAAGACATGGATGAACTAGACAAAGCCATTGCCTGTTACAAAGAAGCGCTCCGGATTGACCCTAATTATGAATACGCGCGGGCCGGTCTTAATAAACTCGAGAAACCCCCGGCTTGA
- a CDS encoding M42 family metallopeptidase yields the protein MNKETVEMLQRLTDVSGVPGYESEVSEVIRKELAGLAAFSYDKLGSIICEKKGTSAEPKIMLPGHMDEVGFMVTRITEEGFIKFTMLGGWLTQYMLAQRVIIKTDKGDIPGIIGAKPIHIMTEEERKKVPDKKDLFIDIGARDEKDAAKIGVRPGDPIIPVAPFTQMANPDYLLAKAWDDRLGCALFIDVIKALKGKKHPNTVYGVGTVQEEVGTRGAHTSVRKINPDVALVCEVGIAQDVPGGEKNLGALGKGPQITIYDRGMIPNLGLRDFIIDTAEKNKIPYQTQALEGGATDGGPIHLSAQGVPCIYLGVPTRYIHCHSGIIHKGDYDNTVRLITEVVLKLDAKTVGRFTK from the coding sequence ATGAACAAAGAAACAGTTGAGATGCTCCAGCGCCTGACCGATGTCAGCGGCGTGCCGGGTTATGAATCAGAGGTATCCGAGGTTATCCGCAAAGAATTAGCCGGCCTGGCCGCATTCTCCTACGACAAGCTGGGCAGCATTATCTGCGAGAAAAAGGGCACCAGCGCCGAACCCAAAATCATGTTGCCCGGCCACATGGACGAGGTCGGTTTCATGGTTACTCGTATTACCGAAGAGGGCTTTATCAAATTCACCATGCTAGGCGGCTGGCTGACCCAGTATATGCTGGCACAGAGAGTAATTATCAAGACCGACAAGGGCGATATCCCGGGCATCATCGGCGCCAAGCCTATCCACATTATGACCGAAGAGGAACGCAAGAAAGTGCCGGATAAGAAAGACCTGTTCATTGATATCGGCGCCAGGGATGAAAAGGATGCGGCCAAAATCGGCGTCCGGCCCGGCGACCCGATTATCCCGGTTGCTCCTTTTACCCAGATGGCCAATCCGGATTATCTCCTGGCCAAGGCCTGGGACGATCGGCTGGGTTGCGCCCTGTTCATCGACGTGATTAAAGCACTCAAGGGTAAAAAACATCCGAATACGGTCTATGGTGTAGGCACGGTCCAGGAAGAGGTAGGCACGCGCGGCGCCCACACCTCGGTGCGCAAAATTAATCCGGACGTGGCCTTGGTCTGCGAGGTCGGCATTGCCCAGGATGTGCCGGGCGGCGAAAAGAATCTGGGCGCCCTGGGAAAGGGGCCGCAGATTACCATCTACGACCGGGGCATGATTCCCAATCTCGGCCTGCGCGATTTTATCATTGACACGGCCGAAAAGAATAAGATACCCTACCAGACACAGGCGCTGGAAGGCGGGGCAACGGACGGCGGACCGATTCACCTCAGCGCCCAGGGCGTACCCTGCATCTATCTGGGCGTCCCGACCCGCTATATCCACTGCCATTCCGGCATCATTCACAAGGGCGATTATGACAATACCGTCCGCCTGATAACCGAGGTGGTGCTGAAATTGGACGCCAAAACAGTAGGGCGTTTTACCAAATAA
- a CDS encoding TlpA family protein disulfide reductase yields MKRIFPVAIIGLALVVIGLYYDFQLEFREQSAGSLQDILTQHRGQVLVLLLGRDGCPGTAAATKVLDEYVATPSKEIDVIRLDVPLPAEELKLSGKWSHRFHRLLDQDRRVADELEFFYYPTLYVFDREGEKRFAGGCDKDKIGLMVKEILAEQPGEKKKIYTLPQPAIGQDAPVFFARLLTGESVNLEWLTGPKGLLIFFSRTSCPFSMEQLPLAKTLVGQIAGNGVKVVIVNQEESADKITPIYQKHCAELPIIWDKDGAICQAFGVDAVPFFFLLNQDGKIVQRRSFTYDAALNAVEVMLGISAEKSRLKTKSAG; encoded by the coding sequence ATGAAAAGGATATTTCCGGTCGCTATCATCGGTCTTGCGCTGGTCGTTATCGGTCTGTATTATGACTTCCAGCTCGAGTTCCGGGAACAGTCCGCCGGAAGTTTGCAGGACATCCTCACCCAACACCGCGGCCAGGTCCTGGTATTGTTGCTGGGCCGGGACGGCTGTCCGGGCACGGCCGCGGCCACAAAGGTCCTGGACGAATACGTTGCCACGCCATCAAAGGAAATTGATGTCATCCGCTTAGACGTGCCTCTGCCGGCAGAGGAGTTGAAACTGTCCGGCAAATGGAGCCACAGATTTCACAGATTACTGGACCAGGACCGCCGGGTGGCCGATGAACTGGAATTCTTCTACTACCCGACGCTCTATGTCTTTGACCGCGAGGGGGAGAAACGCTTTGCCGGCGGATGCGACAAGGACAAGATTGGCTTGATGGTCAAGGAAATCCTGGCTGAACAGCCCGGGGAGAAAAAGAAGATTTATACCCTACCCCAGCCGGCCATCGGACAGGACGCTCCGGTATTCTTCGCGCGTCTGTTGACCGGTGAGTCGGTTAACCTGGAATGGTTAACCGGGCCAAAAGGGCTGTTGATATTCTTCTCGCGCACCTCCTGCCCGTTTTCTATGGAACAACTGCCCCTGGCCAAGACCCTGGTCGGGCAGATAGCCGGCAATGGCGTCAAGGTGGTTATCGTCAATCAGGAGGAAAGCGCGGACAAGATTACTCCCATATACCAAAAGCACTGCGCCGAATTGCCCATCATCTGGGACAAGGACGGCGCCATCTGCCAGGCATTTGGCGTGGATGCCGTGCCCTTCTTCTTCCTGCTCAATCAGGACGGTAAAATAGTCCAGCGCCGGTCATTCACCTATGACGCGGCCCTGAACGCGGTCGAGGTCATGCTGGGCATCAGCGCGGAAAAGAGCCGTTTGAAAACCAAATCCGCCGGCTGA
- a CDS encoding sigma-70 family RNA polymerase sigma factor, whose translation MKRRWFIRVGTKTTPRKQSVIKAAKEGRLKQRHLDYVMLKYSNALFYPLELLLGKKWLGGLSLREFVDDCIKDALIRINEYDPQYHFRSFLTKKIVLPALSKLLSAAKKEQKAVLEYFENKQSQQGFEINFRHEIAKEFVNEALRKLKAEDEVKYEVLVRRHFDKASYTKIYDELKRTYTLSVTSEASVRKIYERAAKMLKHIFRELIRNGKYVDNDLSFDRGLKRKLHEWTTKKK comes from the coding sequence ATGAAGCGAAGATGGTTTATCAGGGTCGGGACCAAGACCACGCCACGCAAGCAATCCGTCATCAAGGCGGCCAAAGAAGGCCGGCTCAAACAGCGTCACCTGGATTATGTCATGCTCAAGTATTCCAATGCCCTGTTTTACCCGCTGGAACTACTCCTGGGCAAGAAATGGCTGGGTGGGCTGTCCTTAAGGGAATTCGTGGATGACTGCATCAAGGATGCGCTTATCAGGATTAATGAATACGACCCGCAATACCATTTCCGTTCGTTCCTGACCAAGAAGATAGTCCTGCCGGCTTTAAGCAAACTATTATCCGCGGCCAAGAAGGAGCAAAAAGCCGTGCTGGAATATTTTGAAAACAAGCAGTCCCAGCAGGGCTTTGAAATCAACTTCCGCCACGAAATCGCCAAGGAATTCGTCAACGAGGCGCTGAGAAAACTCAAGGCCGAGGACGAGGTCAAATACGAGGTCCTGGTCCGGCGTCATTTTGACAAGGCGTCCTATACCAAGATTTACGACGAATTAAAGCGCACCTATACGTTGTCCGTAACCTCAGAGGCGTCGGTTCGGAAGATATACGAACGGGCCGCCAAGATGCTCAAGCACATATTCCGTGAACTAATTCGGAACGGCAAATATGTGGACAATGATTTATCCTTTGACAGGGGACTGAAGCGGAAACTCCACGAATGGACGACGAAGAAGAAGTAG
- a CDS encoding leucine--tRNA ligase encodes MTQEKDMYDFKTIESKWRKYWESQGAYKTPAGPDPARKFYLLEMFAYPSGDLHIGHFRNYTVGDAYWRYKKMAGAEIMHPFGWDAFGLPAEEAAIKQKLHPRDWTGKNIATSRQTLKDLGISYDWDREVITYTPEYYRWTQWVFLQLYKKGLAYQAESAVNWCPACKTVLANEQVSSEGVCWRCQSTVAKRNLKQWFFRITDYAQKLLDGLDKLERWPENIKAMQRYWIGRSEGTEIQFRIPQSELRIPVFTTRPDTIYGVTFMAIAPEHPLVKELTTPAQKKAVDEYIAKASAKSEIDRAAVGEKDGVFTGSFATNPLSGEQVQLWVADYVLLHYGTGVVMGVPAHDQRDFLFAKKYGIPIKIVITPHSALHTPNSEGELTAAFTEPGIMVNSAQFNGLPSEDGISKISQHIEKQKLGSRKIYFRLKDWLLSRQRYWGAPIPMIHCPKCGPQPVPESDLPVLLPEVKDYIPKGRSPLADVPEFMNAKCPKCKGPAQRDPDTMDTFVCSSWYHLRYADPRNTKEPFTKEAVNKWLPVDLYIGGAEHACGHLIYFRFITKVLHDLGYLKIDEPVKRLFNHGMVLDAQGEVMSKSKGNAVSPREIIEDFGVDAGRLAMFFAAPSEAEILWSKNGLIGAQRFLNRVHQLVLEVVQFPVDDTRGTKKMVAMAEMDEFYAWVHRTIKQVTEDIEALHYNTALSAIMELVNHLYEVKALLKHPTRAADYAAFKGLLRKAVESVVMLLSPLAPHLAEEMWSVLGKKTGILAEPWPQYNPAALKLKQVELAIQINGKVRARITVATDSAEDEIKKVALADPKVKEILQGQEPKKVIVIPGRLVNIVYTERSERVS; translated from the coding sequence ATGACACAGGAAAAAGATATGTACGACTTTAAGACCATCGAATCCAAGTGGCGGAAATACTGGGAATCCCAGGGCGCCTATAAAACACCGGCCGGCCCTGACCCGGCCCGGAAATTCTATCTATTGGAGATGTTCGCCTATCCGTCCGGCGACCTGCACATCGGCCACTTCCGCAACTACACGGTCGGCGACGCCTACTGGCGCTACAAGAAGATGGCCGGCGCGGAAATCATGCATCCCTTTGGCTGGGATGCCTTTGGATTGCCGGCCGAGGAAGCGGCCATCAAGCAAAAACTCCACCCGCGCGACTGGACCGGCAAGAACATCGCTACTTCGCGCCAGACCCTCAAAGATTTAGGCATCAGTTACGACTGGGACCGCGAGGTTATCACCTATACGCCTGAATACTACAGATGGACCCAGTGGGTCTTTCTGCAGCTCTACAAAAAGGGACTGGCCTACCAGGCCGAGTCGGCCGTCAACTGGTGCCCGGCCTGCAAGACCGTCCTGGCCAATGAGCAGGTGTCAAGTGAAGGCGTCTGCTGGCGCTGTCAATCGACTGTTGCCAAGCGCAATCTCAAGCAGTGGTTCTTTAGGATTACCGACTACGCCCAGAAACTACTGGACGGACTGGATAAGCTCGAGCGCTGGCCCGAGAACATCAAGGCCATGCAAAGATACTGGATTGGCCGGAGCGAAGGCACGGAAATCCAATTCCGCATTCCGCAGTCCGAACTCCGAATTCCCGTGTTCACCACCCGGCCGGACACGATTTACGGCGTGACCTTTATGGCCATTGCCCCGGAGCATCCGCTGGTTAAGGAACTGACCACCCCGGCCCAGAAAAAGGCGGTTGATGAATACATTGCCAAGGCATCGGCCAAATCCGAGATAGACCGGGCCGCGGTGGGCGAAAAGGACGGCGTCTTCACCGGCAGTTTTGCAACCAATCCGCTTTCCGGCGAGCAGGTCCAGCTCTGGGTGGCTGATTACGTGCTGCTCCATTACGGCACCGGCGTGGTCATGGGTGTCCCGGCCCACGACCAGCGCGACTTCCTGTTCGCTAAAAAATACGGCATTCCAATTAAGATTGTTATTACTCCGCACTCCGCACTCCACACTCCGAACTCTGAGGGTGAACTAACCGCCGCCTTTACCGAACCCGGCATCATGGTCAATAGTGCCCAATTCAACGGACTGCCTTCTGAGGACGGCATCAGCAAGATAAGTCAGCACATAGAAAAACAGAAACTGGGCAGCCGCAAGATATATTTCCGGCTCAAGGACTGGCTGCTCTCGCGCCAGCGCTATTGGGGCGCGCCGATTCCCATGATTCACTGCCCTAAATGCGGGCCCCAGCCTGTGCCGGAGTCCGATTTACCCGTGCTCCTGCCAGAGGTTAAGGACTATATCCCCAAGGGACGCTCGCCCCTGGCTGACGTGCCCGAGTTTATGAACGCCAAATGCCCCAAGTGCAAAGGCCCGGCCCAGCGCGACCCGGACACCATGGACACCTTTGTCTGCTCATCCTGGTATCACCTGCGCTATGCCGACCCGCGCAATACCAAAGAACCGTTCACCAAGGAAGCGGTCAATAAATGGCTGCCGGTTGATCTGTATATCGGCGGGGCTGAACACGCCTGCGGGCATCTGATATATTTCCGGTTCATCACCAAGGTCCTGCATGATCTGGGCTATCTCAAGATTGACGAGCCGGTCAAACGGCTCTTTAACCACGGCATGGTCCTGGACGCCCAAGGTGAGGTCATGTCCAAATCCAAGGGCAACGCCGTCTCGCCCCGGGAAATCATCGAGGACTTCGGTGTGGACGCCGGCCGGCTGGCCATGTTCTTTGCCGCGCCGTCTGAAGCCGAGATACTCTGGAGCAAGAACGGCCTGATCGGCGCCCAGCGGTTCCTGAACCGGGTCCATCAGCTCGTCCTGGAGGTTGTCCAGTTCCCGGTGGACGATACCCGGGGCACCAAAAAGATGGTGGCTATGGCCGAGATGGACGAATTCTATGCTTGGGTACACCGGACGATTAAGCAGGTTACCGAAGACATTGAGGCGCTGCATTATAATACCGCCCTGAGCGCCATAATGGAGCTGGTCAATCACCTCTATGAAGTCAAGGCATTGCTGAAACACCCGACCCGGGCCGCGGACTATGCGGCATTCAAAGGCCTGCTCCGTAAGGCAGTTGAGTCCGTGGTTATGCTCCTGTCGCCGCTGGCCCCGCATCTGGCTGAGGAAATGTGGTCGGTATTAGGCAAGAAAACCGGTATTCTAGCCGAACCCTGGCCCCAGTATAATCCGGCGGCGCTGAAACTGAAGCAGGTGGAATTGGCCATCCAGATAAACGGTAAGGTCCGGGCGCGCATCACCGTGGCCACCGACTCGGCCGAGGACGAGATAAAGAAGGTTGCCCTGGCCGACCCCAAGGTCAAAGAAATACTCCAGGGTCAAGAACCCAAAAAGGTCATCGTCATCCCCGGTCGGCTGGTAAATATAGTTTACACTGAGCGTAGCGAACGTGTCAGCTAA
- a CDS encoding serine/threonine protein kinase: MLEIPQRIWKKIPGYSKPSKVFRTNHENVLCWKTNRKEDRKPVVIKLFERDIIEESAAEIKAAQSIHVINHSNLIKILEVGEDDDIGVYYVMECWGKDLRDTIQIKPDPKIALEIIRQVLEGLAELHKKVGAHRDIKPENIFLKGNQVKIGDYGLVKSQRYVTQLTTIAGTRDYMAPEVLDGKPYDHRCDIYSTGVVLRELLTGEQPPFTGDAANEICSKAMAPEPKDRFQTAEEFIKALTPTKGLKNGRTEEPTINAGSSPSVSPSLRSSVSNSPIFQKLDIQRYPPKPEMRGQDTPGVTIETLKPQLDALLKQGDYESALKVGTEYVKAVKKRFGEHNSRTPDAIDILAGIFIKLKNYREASIHYAESLELDKKIYGSPSRQYIMSLYHLAQERLEAGDYPASKDYYTQALSLVIQGYNEEAIIRNNLAGILYLLKEYYKAITLYQEAITINEKAGKISEALVINLYNLALTYEAIGNHGTAQPFYKQAKDTLAKLPPDKLTLSDKERKQIEQINTER, encoded by the coding sequence ATGTTAGAAATACCGCAACGAATCTGGAAGAAGATACCCGGCTATTCCAAGCCCAGTAAGGTATTCCGCACCAATCACGAGAATGTCTTGTGCTGGAAGACCAACCGCAAAGAGGACCGCAAGCCGGTGGTCATCAAACTCTTTGAACGGGATATTATTGAGGAATCAGCCGCTGAAATAAAGGCGGCTCAAAGCATCCACGTGATAAACCATTCCAACCTAATAAAAATCCTTGAGGTGGGCGAGGATGACGATATCGGGGTTTATTATGTGATGGAATGCTGGGGCAAGGATTTACGCGATACGATTCAGATTAAGCCCGATCCCAAGATTGCACTTGAGATTATCAGACAGGTTTTGGAAGGGCTGGCTGAGTTGCATAAGAAGGTCGGCGCGCATCGCGACATCAAGCCGGAAAATATATTCCTTAAGGGCAATCAGGTCAAGATAGGTGATTACGGACTGGTTAAATCCCAGCGCTATGTGACGCAACTGACCACCATTGCCGGCACGCGGGACTATATGGCGCCGGAGGTCCTGGACGGTAAGCCATACGACCATAGATGCGATATATATTCAACCGGCGTGGTATTAAGGGAACTGTTGACCGGCGAACAACCGCCGTTTACCGGCGATGCGGCGAATGAGATCTGTAGTAAGGCAATGGCGCCAGAGCCGAAGGACAGATTCCAGACAGCGGAGGAATTTATCAAGGCGTTGACGCCAACTAAAGGACTAAAAAACGGAAGAACTGAAGAACCAACGATTAACGCAGGAAGTAGTCCTTCAGTTTCTCCGTCCTTACGTTCTTCAGTTAGCAATAGCCCCATCTTCCAGAAATTGGACATCCAACGTTATCCGCCCAAGCCCGAGATGCGCGGGCAGGATACTCCCGGCGTTACTATAGAGACATTAAAGCCGCAATTAGACGCATTGTTAAAACAAGGCGATTACGAATCAGCACTAAAAGTAGGTACAGAATATGTTAAGGCAGTAAAGAAGCGGTTCGGCGAACATAACTCACGCACTCCGGATGCGATTGATATACTGGCCGGGATATTCATTAAACTCAAGAATTACCGGGAGGCGAGCATCCATTACGCCGAATCATTGGAATTAGACAAGAAAATATACGGCTCACCTTCAAGGCAATACATCATGAGTTTATATCATCTGGCACAGGAGCGGTTAGAAGCCGGCGATTATCCAGCGTCAAAGGATTATTACACGCAGGCATTATCTCTCGTTATACAGGGCTATAACGAAGAGGCCATTATTCGCAATAATCTGGCCGGGATACTTTATTTGCTCAAGGAGTATTACAAGGCAATAACTCTTTACCAGGAAGCAATAACCATAAATGAGAAGGCGGGAAAGATTTCAGAAGCGTTAGTAATAAATCTGTATAACCTTGCTCTTACTTATGAGGCAATCGGAAATCATGGAACCGCCCAGCCATTTTATAAACAAGCCAAGGACACGTTGGCCAAACTCCCGCCGGATAAACTAACCCTTTCGGATAAAGAACGCAAGCAGATCGAGCAGATAAACACGGAGAGATAA